A single window of Crassostrea angulata isolate pt1a10 chromosome 8, ASM2561291v2, whole genome shotgun sequence DNA harbors:
- the LOC128160830 gene encoding uncharacterized protein LOC128160830, with product MGLFRSLRSTWLTILFWNSVCSQLYENNNQWNNQLISDSNEASAQLSQERLEALLKETKLESETWRSRYETQMESFNRLPTVCKEHVHNVPKVIDICRDDPSLVFSHHDECQLYYNCSFTYTSISSHLEQHIVECPYPSLFSTKSFRCENFTDVCCGLRKELKDKCDYRLLSESPSTCKRQYPSCSGKTDGYHENNNGPNSYFNCFRERLLNMGTCEDDSLWNINKIIYDGQCRNPYEVPYKDGGFLSSCDGKMDGNYANEHPDFYFVGHRDYFRVGRKCDAYYRCLGGVASAVKCPNGTTYDSLSKSCKPGNHSIGLGCQLYCHPNFEMFGFPNNLDECPYPEQFSDVTNRCENFTKVTCGSRPQVKYYCSYWITLYKHRNLDSILHCWKQHLNCTSLSDGVYEHPTKRPGPHYVICLQGREIGEGTCLRDTIWHEQTYPFNGTCTQRYAIPISYHGIGLLPDCSKKADEHYEYSSRPCDAYYKCEGGVASAVKCPPNTSFNKDTEICMTGEYFKLLCSLLHCKHCEQLHPSCKEEGNGFFQHPLKGLSPWYILCKDNRTIEEGYCPTDNEWRAQQFPYNGQCVHLFAIPNEYNSVGLLPSCNGKPDGNYQYPERPCDAYYKCEDGMAYAVKCPGNTVFDSSNRTCKIGGIWNE from the exons ATGGGGCTTTTCCGGAGTTTAAGGTCAACTTGGTTAACCATCTTGTTTTGGAATAGCGTTTGTTCCCAgttgtatgaaaataataaccaaTGGAACAATCAGTTGATAAGTGATAGCAACGAGGCGTCAGCACAATTGTCACAGGAGAGGTTAGAGGCTCTTCTTAAAGAGACGAAACTTGAGTCGGAAACTTGGAGAAGCAGATACGAAACACAGATGGAATCTTTCAACAGATTACCGACAGTATGCAAAGAACATGTCCATAATG TTCCAAAAGTAATAGATATCTGTAGAGACGACCCTTCCCTGGTATTTTCTCATCATGACGAATGTCAGCTGTATTACAACTGCTCTTTTACGTACACCAGTATATCCTCCCACTTAGAGCAGCACATTGTGGAATGTCCATACCCAAGTCTGTTCTCCACAAAGTCCTTTAGATGTGAGAACTTTACGGATGTATGTTGTGGACTGAGAAAAGAGCTGAAGGATAAAT GCGATTATAGGTTACTTTCTGAGAGCCCCTCTACATGCAAACGACAGTACCCTAGTTGTAGCGGGAAAACCGACGGTTACCATGAAAACAACAATGGACCAAACTCATATTTTAACTGTTTTAGGGAGCGATTACTCAACATGGGAACATGTGAAGACGATAGTTTATggaatattaacaaaataatatatgatGGTCAATGTCGCAACCCCTACGAAGTGCCTTATAAAGATGGCGGTTTTCTTTCAAGTTGCGATGGAAAGATGGACGGAAATTATGCCAATGAGCATcctgatttttattttgtaggaCATAGAGATTACTTCAGAGTAGGACGAAAATGCGATGCTTACTATCGATGTTTAGGGGGAGTGGCAAGCGCTGTCAAATGTCCAAATGGAACCACATACGATTCACTGAGTAAAAGTTGTAAACCAGGGAACCATTCCATTGGATTGGGATGCCAGCTTTATTGCCAtccaaattttgaaatgtttggaTTTCCAAACAATTTGGACGAATGTCCATATCCAGAACAGTTCTCTGACGTCACTAATCgttgtgaaaattttacaaaggtCACGTGTGGATCGCGTCCACAAGTCAAATACTATT gTTCCTATTGGATTACACTCTACAAGCATCGAAATTTGGACTCTATATTGCACTGTTGGAAACAACACCTTAATTGCACTAGCTTATCCGATGGAGTTTATGAGCATCCTACTAAACGCCCTGGTCCTCATTACGTTATATGTCTGCAAGGAAGAGAAATTGGGGAAGGAACATGTCTGAGAGATACCATATGGCATGAACAAACGTATCCCTTTAATGGCACGTGCACGCAACGCTATGCTATTCCGATTTCTTATCACGGAATAGGACTTCTTCCAGACTGTTCTAAAAAGGCAGATGAACATTATGAGTATTCAAGTAGACCTTGTGATGCTTACTATAAATGTGAAGGTGGGGTAGCGTCTGCAGTTAAATGTCCCCCTAATACTAGCTTTAACAAAGACACTGAAATTTGCATGACAG GTGAATACTTTAAATTACTGTGCAGCCTTTTGCATTGCAAACACTGTGAACAATTGCATCCAAGTTGCAAAGAAGAGGGAAACGGATTCTTTCAACATCCTTTAAAAGGTTTGTCGCCTTGGTACATTCTTTGCAAAGATAACCGAACGATCGAAGAAGGATATTGTCCAACAGACAATGAATGGAGAGCTCAACAATTTCCTTACAATGGTCAGTGTGTCCATCTTTTTGCTATTCCAAACGAATATAATTCTGTTGGTTTACTCCCATCATGCAATGGTAAACCGGATGGAAATTACCAATATCCAGAACGACCATGTGATGCTTACTACAAGTGTGAAGATGGAATGGCTTATGCTGTAAAGTGTCCCGGTAATACGGTTTTTGATTCTTCAAATCGAACCTGTAAAATTGGCGGAATATGGAATGAATGA